GGGGAGCAATATCAGAGATATTTCTTCGATAGACCTCGGCGAAGTCGAGACGATAGTCGATAAATCCGGCGAGCCATACATCACGCCTAATTACAACTACCGCGACAGGACCGTGACCTTTCTGAGCCACTGGTACCCCGAGGACTGCCTCCACTTGATCACCTATATGGACAAATACGGCGGACCGCAGATAAAGTTCCTCACCTACAACTACGGCGACTGCGGAATGAAGCTTCAGGCGATGGTGCTGGCGGAAAACGCCCCCGACGTCTATAAGCTCCGTATCGGCGACCTGACGACGCTGCTTTTCGCGAACGTATGGTCCGACGTCACCGACAAGTTCGACTGGAACAACCGCAACTGGCGCGACTTAAAGCCCTTTATGAAATACTGCACCATCAACGGAAGAGTTATGGCGGCGCCCGAGGTCAATGCCAACTATATGGTGTGGTTCAACAAGACCATATTCGAAGAATACGGCGTTGAGGACCCGCTCTCCCTCTGGAACAAGGGGCAATGGACGAAGGATAACTTCGACAAGATATGCCGCAAGCTCACTATCCGCGAAGGCGGTAATACCACGATTTACGGATTCGGTTTCGACCACCGCTGGTTCTACGATATTCTCGGAATGTACGGCACGGACTTCGCGATCTTCGACGGCAGCAAGTACGTCAGCAACACAGACGACTCCAAACTCGCCGACGCTTTCGCGTACATTTCGCAGATGAACAATACAGAGAAGCTATGGTGCGCCAT
This Clostridia bacterium DNA region includes the following protein-coding sequences:
- a CDS encoding extracellular solute-binding protein, with the translated sequence MKKERRIARAVALITAIITVFALTSCKVAGNNADEGSSNSNPDYGFTSEIESYSQGSNIRDISSIDLGEVETIVDKSGEPYITPNYNYRDRTVTFLSHWYPEDCLHLITYMDKYGGPQIKFLTYNYGDCGMKLQAMVLAENAPDVYKLRIGDLTTLLFANVWSDVTDKFDWNNRNWRDLKPFMKYCTINGRVMAAPEVNANYMVWFNKTIFEEYGVEDPLSLWNKGQWTKDNFDKICRKLTIREGGNTTIYGFGFDHRWFYDILGMYGTDFAIFDGSKYVSNTDDSKLADAFAYISQMNNTEKLWCAMNKANAYFASGKLAMLYYGNWLAMSDPYRSMAAQGKIDFVPVPENTATGLGPRQDYYVEGHAIPVGAKHVDEARAFIEIFNFYKQTPELDMTSTLADCELNGLTLEQFYRMRAPRYYKNPYTAIILTDWDPAFEEAMKGESWYKIRAAYDPKQQLVLDSLPSLNN